The following are encoded together in the Mammaliicoccus vitulinus genome:
- a CDS encoding fumarylacetoacetate hydrolase family protein, whose protein sequence is MKFLTFKYKDITSYGVKVKREEAVWDLRKVFSDFGDEDFNPKTLLEGLQLNINVDFQEAVRKAVVKVEETAEKDDYKYSFEDIEFLPPVTPTNNVIAFGRNYKKHAEELNNKVNRLYVFTKAASSLTGDNAEIPNHKDVTDQLDYEGELGIVIGKSGEKIPRGLALDYVYGYTIINDITDRNAQKEHDQAFLSKSLTGGCPMGPYIVTKDELPLPEDVNIVTKVNNEIRQDGNTSEMILKIDELIAEISKYVALHPGDIIATGTPAGVGAGMNPPQFLQPGDEVKVTIDGIGTLTTFISKK, encoded by the coding sequence ATGAAATTTTTAACTTTTAAATATAAAGATATAACTTCTTATGGTGTGAAAGTAAAGCGTGAAGAAGCAGTATGGGATTTACGTAAAGTATTCTCAGACTTTGGAGATGAGGATTTTAACCCTAAAACTTTATTAGAAGGCTTACAATTAAATATTAACGTTGATTTTCAAGAAGCGGTTCGTAAAGCAGTCGTAAAAGTAGAAGAAACTGCTGAAAAAGACGATTATAAATATAGCTTCGAAGATATTGAATTTTTACCACCAGTAACACCGACAAATAATGTAATAGCATTTGGTCGTAATTACAAAAAACATGCTGAAGAATTAAATAATAAAGTTAATAGACTATATGTATTTACTAAAGCAGCATCATCTTTAACAGGTGATAATGCAGAAATTCCTAACCATAAAGATGTAACTGACCAATTAGATTACGAAGGTGAGTTAGGAATCGTAATCGGTAAATCAGGAGAAAAAATACCACGTGGTTTAGCACTAGATTACGTATACGGATATACAATTATTAATGATATTACAGATAGAAATGCTCAAAAAGAACATGATCAAGCATTTTTATCAAAATCATTAACAGGCGGTTGCCCAATGGGTCCATATATTGTAACTAAAGACGAATTACCATTACCAGAAGACGTTAATATTGTGACGAAAGTAAACAATGAAATTCGTCAAGACGGTAATACGAGCGAGATGATTTTGAAAATTGATGAATTAATTGCTGAAATCTCAAAATATGTAGCATTACATCCAGGAGATATTATTGCTACAGGAACACCAGCTGGAGTTGGAGCAGGTATGAACCCGCCACAATTTTTACAGCCAGGTGACGAAGTTAAAGTAACAATAGATGGAATTGGTACTTTAACGACTTTCATTAGTAAAAAATAA
- a CDS encoding DUF418 domain-containing protein, with protein MSKQRIFSIDALRGFSLLGILMMNILTFAYPYQIINPFEFFQHQDGALFKISSLFIVASFYPIFAFLFGYGLSMMYQNSIERGLDYYPMIIRRLSFLLLLGVIHGIFIFYGDILATYALLGFIAIIFVKLKPQYSLVALSIGFSILILLYILPVVLLQDVTQVENFVGIQELERVNNILASADYLSIVGFNLKYFGLNISSIIFVGPFSILPIMLFGIYAQQTNWLNKIRNHKNLYTVIGLVIFVLGLAIKMIQIILEGSMSSQLISQMIGGPIVALSYIIFFVLLCESATARKILNPLQYIGKLSLTTYISQSVICIIIFYGIGFNYYGKLPVFTIYTMSIVIYAVQLLLSYLYLKRFKQGPLEKLWRKVTYLK; from the coding sequence ATGTCAAAACAAAGAATATTTAGTATTGATGCTTTGAGAGGATTTAGTTTGTTAGGTATTTTAATGATGAACATTTTAACATTTGCATATCCTTATCAAATTATTAATCCTTTTGAATTTTTTCAACATCAAGATGGTGCATTATTTAAAATCAGCTCACTTTTTATAGTGGCATCATTTTATCCAATATTTGCATTTCTATTTGGATACGGTTTATCTATGATGTACCAGAACAGCATTGAAAGAGGACTGGACTATTATCCTATGATTATAAGAAGGTTATCATTTTTGTTATTGCTAGGTGTTATCCACGGTATATTTATTTTTTACGGTGACATTTTAGCAACATACGCATTATTAGGTTTTATTGCGATAATCTTTGTAAAACTAAAACCTCAATATTCGTTAGTCGCGCTATCCATTGGCTTTAGCATATTAATCCTGTTATATATTTTGCCAGTGGTCTTATTACAAGATGTAACACAAGTTGAAAATTTTGTTGGTATACAAGAATTAGAAAGAGTTAATAATATATTAGCCAGTGCTGATTATTTATCTATTGTTGGATTTAATCTGAAGTACTTCGGATTAAATATATCAAGCATTATATTTGTAGGGCCATTTAGTATTTTACCAATTATGCTGTTTGGTATTTATGCTCAACAAACGAATTGGTTAAATAAAATTCGCAACCATAAAAATTTATATACAGTGATTGGATTGGTTATATTTGTATTAGGTTTAGCAATTAAAATGATTCAAATCATTTTAGAAGGATCAATGAGTTCTCAATTGATTAGCCAAATGATAGGCGGACCAATTGTTGCGTTAAGTTATATTATATTCTTTGTCCTTTTATGTGAAAGTGCAACAGCTCGTAAAATTTTAAATCCACTACAATATATTGGGAAATTAAGTTTAACGACTTATATCTCACAAAGTGTGATTTGCATCATTATCTTTTATGGTATTGGATTTAATTATTATGGTAAGTTGCCAGTATTCACGATATACACAATGAGTATTGTCATTTATGCAGTGCAGTTATTACTGAGTTACTTATATTTAAAGAGATTTAAACAAGGTCCATTAGAAAAATTATGGAGAAAAGTAACATATTTAAAATAA